A window of Amyelois transitella isolate CPQ chromosome 30, ilAmyTran1.1, whole genome shotgun sequence contains these coding sequences:
- the LOC132903801 gene encoding uncharacterized protein LOC132903801, whose translation MPNRKVVIAGAAFIFMYLLTEDRKSRKRRWWKTNLYKRRSSLLVELKSQHISGQYKNFTRMSPTDFEYLLTIIAPKISRQDTIMRSAISPQDRLALTLRFLATGDSFTSLQYTFRISKQSMSCIVPEVCEAIIKALKENIKLPKTESEWIQISNRFDELWNFPHCAGAMDGKHVILEAPVHSGTEYRNYKSNFSIVMFALVDAEYNYKFLDVGCQGRISDGGIFKETELYKKLENNSLRLPAPEALQGRNKVVPYVFVGDSAFPLQNNIMKPYPGEYPKGSPRRIFNYRLSRARRIVENVFGITASVFRVLRKPMLLQPKTVETIVMAIAHLHNFLRNTDSSKNLYAPPGSLDSDQNGRLCEGSWRRDCEMSSLLPLNNVPRRAASTAKQIRDEFNDYFMNEGTVSWQNTYC comes from the exons ATGCCGAATAGGAAGGTCGTGATAGCTGGTGCggcttttattttcatgtatttACTAACTGAAGACCGCAAAAGTCGGAAGCGTCGATGGTGGAAaactaatttgtataaaagaaGATCTTCTTTACTTGTGGAACTAAAATCTCAACATATAAGTGGtcaatataaaaactttaccCGGATGTCGCCTACTGACTTCGAATATTTGTTAACAATCATTGCGCCTAAAATATCAAGACAAGACACTATAATGAGATCTGCAATTTCGCCGCAAGATAGACTGGCTCTAACACTAAGATTTTTGGCAACAGGAGATTCATTTACAAGCCTTCAATACACCTTCAGAATTTCAAAACAGTCAATGTCTTGCATTGTACCAGAAGTTTGTGAAGCGATTATAAAAGCATTGAAAGAAAACATTAAG CTGCCAAAAACAGAGTCAGAATGGATCCAGATCTCAAACAGATTTGATGAATTGTGGAATTTTCCCCATTGTGCCGGAGCCATGGACGGTAAACATGTCATTCTCGAGGCTCCGGTACATAGTGGCACAGAATATCGTAACTACAAATCTAATTTCAGTATAGTGATGTTTGCTTTAGTAGACGcggaatataattataaatttctggATGTCGGATGTCAAGGCCGCATTTCAGATGGTGGAATTTTTAAGGAAactgaattatataaaaaactagaaaataattcGTTAAGATTGCCTGCACCTGAAGCACTGCAAGGTAGAAACAAAGTAGTACCATATGTTTTTGTAGGAGACTCTGCCTTCcctttacaaaacaatataatgaAACCCTATCCAGGAGAATACCCCAAGGGATCGCCGcgaagaatttttaattaccgGTTAAGCAGAGCTCGCAGGATTGTAGAAAATGTATTTGGTATCACAGCATCTGTGTTCAGAGTTCTACGAAAACCTATGCTCCTTCAGCCCAAAACCGTGGAGACTATAGTCATGGCTATTGCACACTTGCATAATTTTTTGAGAAACACGGATTCATCTAAAAACTTGTATGCACCCCCTGGCTCACTTGACAGCGACCAAAACGGAAGATTATGTGAAGGTAGTTGGCGGAGAGATTGTGAAATGTCATCTTTACTACCATTGAATAATGTACCTAGAAGAGCTGCCTCAACGGCAAAACAAATTAGGGATGAGTTTAATGACTATTTTATGAACGAGGGTACAGTTTCTTGGCAGAATACAtattgttaa